The following coding sequences are from one Ramlibacter henchirensis window:
- a CDS encoding prephenate dehydrogenase: protein MFEQLGLIGCGLMGGSFALALKRAGLVKRVVGYSKSPSTTERARQLGVIDVEAPSALLAVSGADIVLLAVPVAATEATLKAIRHLVNRDMLIMDVGSTKRDVIDAARRVLRENVGSFVPCHPIAGKEASGVEHADADLYANRQVIITPIERTQVAQLNRAREVWEALGCQVQQMSPEAHDSAFAAVSHLPHLIAFALVNGISAQPQGQDFLALAGPGFRDFTRIAASEPKMWRDILMANKQELLEQSQLFQQTLQAMQALIEAGNGEALEELIAQASQLRSDWRMGARKA from the coding sequence ATGTTCGAACAACTGGGACTGATCGGCTGCGGCCTCATGGGCGGGTCCTTCGCCCTCGCCCTCAAGCGGGCCGGCCTGGTCAAGCGCGTGGTGGGCTACAGCAAGTCGCCCTCCACCACCGAGCGCGCGCGTCAGCTCGGCGTGATCGATGTCGAGGCGCCCTCGGCCCTGCTGGCGGTCTCCGGCGCCGACATCGTGCTGCTGGCCGTGCCGGTCGCCGCCACCGAGGCCACGCTCAAGGCCATCCGCCACCTGGTGAACCGCGACATGCTGATCATGGACGTGGGGTCCACGAAGCGCGACGTCATCGACGCTGCCCGTCGCGTGCTGCGCGAGAACGTCGGCTCTTTCGTGCCCTGCCACCCCATCGCCGGCAAGGAAGCCTCGGGCGTCGAACATGCCGACGCCGACCTGTACGCCAACCGCCAGGTGATCATCACGCCCATCGAGCGCACCCAGGTCGCGCAGCTGAACCGGGCGCGCGAAGTCTGGGAGGCGCTGGGCTGCCAGGTGCAGCAGATGTCGCCCGAAGCGCACGATTCCGCGTTCGCGGCGGTGAGCCACCTGCCGCACCTGATCGCCTTCGCGCTGGTGAACGGCATCTCGGCCCAGCCGCAGGGGCAGGATTTCCTGGCCCTCGCCGGCCCGGGCTTTCGCGACTTCACCCGCATCGCGGCCAGCGAGCCCAAGATGTGGCGCGACATCCTGATGGCCAACAAGCAGGAGCTGCTCGAGCAGTCCCAGCTGTTCCAGCAGACGCTGCAGGCCATGCAGGCGCTGATCGAGGCGGGCAACGGCGAAGCGCTCGAGGAGCTGATCGCCCAGGCCAGCCAGCTGCGCTCGGACTGGCGCATGGGCGCGCGCAAGGCCTGA
- the gyrA gene encoding DNA gyrase subunit A, with protein sequence MTQFAKETLPVSLEEEMRRSYLDYAMSVIVGRALPDARDGLKPVHRRVLYAMHELNNDWNRPYKKSARIVGDVIGKYHPHGDQSVYDTIVRLAQDFSMRHMLVDGQGNFGSVDGDNAAAMRYTEIRLAKIAHEMLADIDKETVDFGPNYDGSEKEPLVLPSKLPNLLVNGSGGIAVGMATNIPPHNLNEVVDACLHLLKNPDASIDELMEIVPAPDFPTAGIIYGITGVKEGYRTGRGKVVMRAKCHFEDIDRGQRQAIIVDELPYQVNKKTLQERMAELVNEKKIEGISHIQDESDKSGMRLVIELKRGEVPEVVLNNLYKQTQLQDTFGINMVALIDGQPKLCNLKDLVSIFLQHRREVVTRRTVFNLRKARDRGHVLEGLAVALANIDEFIRIIRESPTPPVAKAELMTRSWDSQLVREMLTRAKADGGTVNADDYRPDGLDREYGMQGDGLYRLSDTQAQEILQMRLQRLTGLEQDKIVAEYKEVMAEIDDLLDILARPARVSTIISEELTALKQEFGQTKVGARRSVVEHNAQDLATEDLITPTDMVVTLSHSGYIKSQPLSEYRAQKRGGRGKQATQTKEDDWIDQLFIANTHDYLLAFSNRGRLYWLKVWEVPAGSRGSRGRPIVNMFPLAEGEKINVVLPLTGEFRSFPADHYVFMATSMGTVKKTALDEFSNPRKAGIIAVDLDEGDYLVGAALTDGKHDVMLFSDGGKAVRFDENDVRPMGRNARGVRGMMLEEGQSVIAMLVAEDELQSVLTATENGYGKRTPITEYTRHGRGTKGMIAIQQSERNGKVVAATLVHADDEIMLITDRGVLVRTRVSEIRELGRATQGVTLIGLDEGSKLSGLQRIVENDAQAAEGDPVDAAPGGSEG encoded by the coding sequence ATGACCCAATTCGCGAAAGAAACCCTGCCCGTCAGCCTCGAGGAGGAGATGCGGCGGAGCTACCTCGACTACGCCATGAGCGTGATCGTGGGTCGTGCGCTGCCGGACGCCCGTGACGGACTGAAACCCGTGCATCGGCGTGTGCTCTACGCGATGCACGAGCTGAACAACGACTGGAACCGCCCGTACAAGAAGTCGGCGCGCATCGTCGGCGACGTGATCGGTAAGTACCACCCGCACGGCGACCAGTCGGTCTACGACACCATCGTCCGCTTGGCACAGGACTTCTCGATGCGCCACATGCTCGTGGACGGCCAGGGCAACTTCGGCTCGGTCGACGGCGACAACGCGGCGGCCATGCGCTACACCGAGATCCGCCTGGCCAAGATCGCGCACGAGATGCTGGCCGACATCGACAAGGAAACCGTCGATTTCGGGCCCAACTACGACGGCAGCGAGAAGGAACCGCTGGTCCTGCCCAGCAAGCTGCCCAACCTGCTGGTCAACGGCTCCGGCGGCATCGCGGTGGGCATGGCCACCAACATCCCGCCGCACAACCTCAACGAGGTGGTCGACGCCTGCCTGCACCTGCTGAAGAACCCCGACGCCTCGATCGACGAGCTGATGGAGATCGTCCCGGCGCCCGACTTCCCCACCGCCGGGATCATCTACGGCATCACCGGCGTGAAGGAGGGCTACCGCACCGGCCGAGGCAAGGTGGTGATGCGCGCCAAGTGCCACTTCGAGGATATCGATCGCGGCCAGCGGCAGGCGATCATCGTCGACGAGCTCCCCTACCAGGTCAACAAGAAGACGCTCCAGGAGCGGATGGCCGAGCTGGTGAACGAGAAGAAGATCGAAGGCATCAGCCACATCCAGGACGAGAGCGACAAGTCCGGCATGAGGCTGGTCATCGAGCTCAAGCGCGGCGAGGTGCCCGAGGTCGTCCTGAACAACCTCTACAAGCAGACCCAGCTGCAGGACACCTTCGGCATCAACATGGTGGCGCTGATCGACGGTCAGCCCAAGCTGTGCAACCTGAAGGACCTGGTCAGCATCTTCCTGCAGCACCGCCGTGAGGTGGTCACGCGCAGGACGGTATTCAACCTGCGCAAGGCGCGCGACCGCGGGCACGTGCTGGAAGGGCTGGCCGTCGCGCTGGCCAACATCGACGAGTTCATCCGCATCATCCGCGAGTCGCCCACCCCGCCGGTGGCCAAGGCCGAGCTGATGACGCGCAGCTGGGACAGCCAGCTGGTGCGCGAGATGCTCACACGCGCCAAGGCCGACGGCGGCACGGTGAACGCCGACGACTATCGCCCCGACGGCCTGGACCGCGAATACGGCATGCAGGGCGACGGCCTCTATCGCCTGTCGGACACGCAGGCCCAGGAAATCCTGCAGATGCGCCTGCAGCGCCTGACCGGTCTCGAGCAAGACAAGATCGTCGCCGAGTACAAGGAAGTCATGGCCGAGATCGACGACCTGCTCGACATCCTGGCCCGGCCCGCGCGCGTCTCCACGATCATCAGCGAGGAACTCACCGCTCTGAAGCAGGAGTTCGGCCAGACCAAGGTCGGCGCGCGCCGCAGCGTGGTCGAGCACAACGCGCAGGACCTCGCCACCGAGGACCTGATCACGCCCACCGACATGGTGGTGACGCTCTCGCACTCGGGCTACATCAAGAGCCAGCCGCTGTCGGAGTACCGCGCGCAGAAGCGCGGCGGGCGCGGCAAGCAGGCCACTCAGACCAAGGAAGACGACTGGATCGACCAGCTCTTCATCGCCAACACGCACGACTACCTGCTGGCGTTCTCCAACCGCGGCCGCCTGTACTGGCTCAAGGTCTGGGAAGTGCCCGCGGGTTCGCGCGGGTCGCGCGGCCGGCCCATCGTCAACATGTTCCCGCTTGCGGAGGGCGAGAAGATCAACGTGGTGCTGCCGCTCACCGGCGAGTTCCGCAGCTTCCCGGCCGACCACTACGTGTTCATGGCGACGTCCATGGGCACCGTGAAGAAGACGGCCCTCGACGAATTCAGCAACCCGCGCAAGGCCGGCATCATCGCGGTCGACCTGGATGAAGGCGACTACCTGGTGGGCGCGGCGCTCACCGACGGCAAGCACGACGTGATGCTGTTCTCCGACGGCGGCAAGGCCGTGCGCTTCGACGAGAACGACGTGCGTCCCATGGGCCGCAACGCGCGCGGCGTGCGCGGCATGATGCTCGAGGAAGGCCAGAGCGTGATCGCCATGCTGGTCGCCGAAGATGAACTGCAGAGCGTGCTGACCGCCACCGAGAACGGCTACGGAAAGCGCACGCCGATCACCGAGTACACGCGCCACGGCCGCGGCACGAAGGGCATGATCGCCATCCAGCAGAGCGAGCGAAACGGCAAGGTCGTGGCCGCCACGCTGGTCCACGCCGACGACGAGATCATGCTGATCACCGACCGTGGCGTGCTGGTGCGCACCCGCGTCAGCGAGATCCGGGAACTCGGCCGCGCCACGCAGGGCGTCACCCTGATCGGACTGGACGAAGGCTCCAAGCTCAGCGGCCTGCAGCGCATCGTGGAGAACGACGCCCAGGCCGCCGAAGGCGACCCGGTGGACGCGGCGCCCGGCGGCAGCGAAGGCTGA
- the pheA gene encoding prephenate dehydratase, protein MPKDLAQLRGEIDAVDRELLGLLNRRAALANEVGDLKRAEGSPVFRPEREAEVINGLQALNPGPLKQENVATIWREIMSACRALEAPQRVAYLGPTGTFSEQAAVQFFGSSIEHVPCVSFDEVFQAAAAGTAQYGVVPVENSTEGVVTRSLDLLLTSPLHIVGEISLLVRHHLLRKHASLDGIEAVLAHPQALAQCQGWLGKHLPNAERRAVASNAEGARLAATNPAWAGIASERAGSEFGLHIAAHAIQDDAFNRTRFAVVCLPQTLAAPQASGKDCVSLVVSVPNRPGAVHDILVPLKQHGVSMTRFESRPARSGQWEYFFFIDVEGHPSQPHVAAALADLRKLCAFYKVLGTYPVGD, encoded by the coding sequence ATGCCCAAGGACCTGGCGCAGCTTCGCGGCGAAATCGATGCGGTCGACCGCGAGCTGCTGGGGCTGCTCAATCGCCGCGCGGCGCTGGCCAACGAAGTCGGCGACCTGAAACGGGCCGAGGGCTCCCCGGTCTTCCGCCCCGAGCGCGAAGCGGAAGTGATCAACGGTCTGCAGGCGCTCAACCCCGGCCCGCTGAAGCAGGAGAACGTCGCCACCATCTGGCGCGAGATCATGTCGGCCTGCCGAGCGCTCGAAGCGCCGCAGCGCGTCGCTTACCTGGGCCCCACGGGCACCTTCAGCGAGCAGGCGGCCGTGCAGTTCTTCGGCTCGAGCATCGAGCACGTGCCCTGCGTCAGCTTCGACGAGGTGTTCCAGGCCGCCGCGGCGGGCACCGCCCAGTACGGCGTGGTGCCGGTGGAGAACAGCACCGAAGGCGTGGTCACCCGCTCGCTGGACCTGCTGCTCACGTCGCCGCTGCACATCGTGGGCGAGATCAGTCTGCTGGTGCGCCATCACCTCCTGCGCAAGCACGCCTCGCTGGACGGCATCGAGGCCGTCCTCGCCCATCCCCAGGCCCTGGCGCAGTGCCAGGGCTGGCTGGGCAAGCACCTGCCGAACGCCGAACGCCGCGCCGTCGCCAGCAACGCCGAGGGCGCCCGGCTGGCGGCCACCAACCCCGCGTGGGCGGGCATCGCCAGCGAACGCGCGGGCAGCGAATTCGGCCTGCACATCGCGGCGCACGCGATCCAGGACGACGCCTTCAACCGCACCCGCTTCGCCGTCGTCTGCCTGCCGCAGACGCTGGCCGCGCCGCAGGCCTCCGGGAAGGACTGCGTGAGCCTCGTGGTGTCGGTTCCCAATCGCCCGGGCGCGGTGCACGACATCCTGGTCCCGCTCAAGCAGCACGGCGTGTCCATGACCCGCTTCGAATCCCGCCCGGCCAGGTCCGGCCAGTGGGAGTACTTCTTCTTCATCGACGTGGAAGGCCATCCATCCCAGCCCCACGTCGCCGCTGCGCTGGCCGACCTGCGCAAGCTGTGCGCGTTCTACAAGGTGCTCGGCACCTATCCCGTCGGCGACTGA
- the ubiG gene encoding bifunctional 2-polyprenyl-6-hydroxyphenol methylase/3-demethylubiquinol 3-O-methyltransferase UbiG: protein MTASSSVNADPAELAKFSELAHRWWDTESEFAPLHRINPLRLGWIESQVPLAGKRALDVGCGGGILADSMARQGAKVLGIDLSTKALRVAQLHALEAGTPNVEYREVSVEGLAMEQAGAFDVVTCMEMLEHVPDPGSVVRSCAELVKPGGWVFFSTLNRNAKAFLYAIVGAEYVLNLLPRGTHEYLKFIRPSELAGFCRSAGLDWVETKGLEYNPLLRRYRLSRDASVNYLVATRRR, encoded by the coding sequence ATGACCGCAAGCAGCAGCGTCAACGCCGACCCCGCCGAGCTGGCGAAGTTCTCCGAGCTGGCCCACCGCTGGTGGGACACCGAGAGTGAGTTCGCTCCGCTTCACCGGATCAATCCATTGCGCCTCGGGTGGATCGAGTCGCAGGTGCCGCTCGCGGGAAAGCGTGCGCTGGACGTGGGCTGCGGCGGCGGCATCCTGGCGGACTCCATGGCGCGGCAGGGCGCGAAGGTCCTGGGCATCGATCTGTCCACCAAGGCGCTGCGCGTGGCCCAGCTGCATGCGCTGGAAGCCGGCACGCCGAACGTCGAGTACCGCGAGGTCAGTGTCGAAGGCCTCGCGATGGAGCAGGCAGGCGCCTTCGACGTGGTGACCTGCATGGAGATGCTGGAGCACGTGCCGGATCCCGGATCGGTGGTGCGTTCGTGCGCCGAGCTGGTGAAGCCGGGCGGGTGGGTGTTCTTCTCCACCCTCAATCGCAACGCGAAGGCTTTCCTGTACGCCATCGTGGGCGCCGAGTACGTGCTCAATCTGCTGCCGCGCGGCACGCACGAGTACCTGAAGTTCATCCGCCCGAGCGAGCTGGCCGGTTTCTGCCGCTCGGCGGGGCTGGACTGGGTCGAGACGAAGGGGCTGGAGTACAACCCGCTGCTGCGCCGCTACAGGCTCAGCCGGGACGCCTCAGTCAACTATCTCGTCGCGACGCGGAGACGCTGA
- a CDS encoding pseudouridine synthase, whose amino-acid sequence MQLQQILFSQGFGTRRVCIGLVEQGLVAVNGSPCIDPFTEFEPHGLQFTVQGRAWSYHEKAYVVLHKPAGYECSQKPGAWPSIYTLLPAPIRQRPQRQGQPGVQAIGRLDQDTTGLLLLSDDGAFIHRMASPKRHVPKVYEVTTRHPVDAAMLVRLLEGVVLEDDPRPVRAAACEQTNERGLRLTLTEGKYHQVKRMVAAAGNRVDQLHRSRIGGLELPPELRPGEWRWLEPAELALLSP is encoded by the coding sequence ATGCAACTGCAGCAGATCCTCTTCAGCCAAGGCTTCGGCACTCGCCGCGTCTGCATCGGCTTGGTGGAGCAGGGCCTCGTGGCCGTGAACGGCAGTCCGTGCATCGATCCGTTCACCGAATTCGAGCCGCATGGCTTGCAGTTCACCGTGCAGGGCCGAGCATGGAGTTACCACGAGAAAGCCTACGTGGTCTTGCACAAGCCGGCGGGCTACGAGTGCTCGCAGAAGCCCGGCGCGTGGCCCAGCATTTACACGCTGCTGCCCGCCCCAATACGCCAGCGTCCGCAGCGCCAGGGACAGCCGGGCGTGCAGGCCATCGGGCGTCTCGACCAGGACACCACCGGGCTGCTGCTGTTGAGCGACGACGGCGCGTTCATCCACCGCATGGCCTCCCCCAAGCGGCACGTTCCCAAGGTGTACGAGGTCACGACCCGCCATCCAGTGGATGCCGCGATGCTGGTCCGCCTGCTCGAGGGCGTCGTGCTCGAGGACGATCCGCGGCCCGTGCGTGCTGCTGCTTGCGAGCAGACGAACGAGCGCGGTCTGCGGCTGACGCTCACGGAGGGCAAGTACCACCAGGTCAAGCGCATGGTGGCCGCCGCCGGCAATCGCGTCGACCAGCTGCACCGCTCGCGCATCGGCGGGCTGGAGCTGCCGCCCGAGCTGCGGCCGGGCGAGTGGCGCTGGCTGGAGCCGGCTGAGCTGGCGCTCCTGTCGCCCTGA
- the ompA gene encoding outer membrane protein OmpA encodes MKKLNHVALLFAAAAISVPALAQTAGAPARPAAAGGGTQLDNWQNGTGELVWRNGTNELCWRDANWTPATAARGCDGALVPPPPPPPPAPAPTPAPAPAPAPTPAPPPPAAAPQPPAATKVTYAADAFFDFDRANLKPEGRAKLDDLVSKVKDINLEVVIAVGHTDSVGADNYNQRLSVRRAEAVKSYLVSKGIEKNRVYTEGKGEKQPVADNKTGEGRAKNRRVEIEVVGTRANR; translated from the coding sequence ATGAAGAAACTGAACCACGTGGCGTTGCTGTTCGCCGCTGCCGCTATTTCTGTCCCGGCGCTGGCGCAGACCGCCGGCGCCCCCGCACGGCCCGCCGCGGCCGGCGGTGGCACTCAGTTGGACAACTGGCAGAACGGCACCGGCGAGTTGGTGTGGAGAAACGGCACCAACGAACTGTGCTGGCGCGACGCCAACTGGACGCCCGCCACCGCCGCTCGTGGTTGCGATGGCGCGCTGGTTCCGCCGCCCCCGCCGCCTCCGCCTGCTCCTGCGCCCACCCCGGCCCCGGCGCCTGCTCCGGCCCCGACGCCTGCTCCCCCGCCGCCCGCCGCCGCTCCGCAGCCGCCCGCCGCGACGAAGGTGACGTACGCCGCCGACGCCTTCTTCGACTTCGACCGCGCCAACCTCAAGCCGGAAGGCCGTGCGAAGCTGGACGACCTGGTGAGCAAGGTCAAGGACATCAACCTGGAAGTCGTGATCGCCGTCGGCCACACCGACTCGGTGGGCGCCGACAACTACAACCAGCGCCTGTCCGTGCGCCGCGCCGAGGCCGTCAAGTCCTACCTCGTGTCCAAGGGCATCGAGAAGAACCGCGTGTACACCGAAGGCAAGGGCGAGAAGCAGCCGGTTGCCGACAACAAGACCGGCGAAGGCCGCGCGAAGAACCGCCGCGTGGAAATCGAAGTGGTCGGCACGCGCGCCAACCGCTGA
- the gph gene encoding phosphoglycolate phosphatase (PGP is an essential enzyme in the glycolate salvage pathway in higher organisms (photorespiration in plants). Phosphoglycolate results from the oxidase activity of RubisCO in the Calvin cycle when concentrations of carbon dioxide are low relative to oxygen. This enzyme is a member of the Haloacid Dehalogenase (HAD) superfamily of aspartate-nucleophile hydrolase enzymes (PF00702).) — MFHGIRAVLFDLDGTLIDSAPDLGAAADQMRVARNLPSLPLDRYRPMAGAGARGMLGVAFGITPDHEEFPALREEFFRNYEQRMTLHTFAFDGVPQLLEQLRARGFAWGVVTNKSMRFTGPLTQAMPLFATAGAIVGGDSTPHSKPHPEPLFEAARRLGLPPGECLYVGDDERDVIAGRAAGMPTVAATYGYLGGTPDVDRWNPDARISSPLDLLSLLKNPSPA; from the coding sequence ATGTTTCATGGCATCCGCGCCGTGCTGTTCGACCTGGACGGCACGCTGATCGACAGTGCACCGGACCTGGGGGCCGCGGCCGACCAGATGCGGGTTGCGCGCAACCTGCCTTCGCTGCCGCTCGATCGCTATCGGCCCATGGCGGGCGCGGGCGCGCGCGGCATGCTGGGCGTCGCGTTCGGGATCACGCCCGACCACGAGGAGTTCCCCGCCCTGCGCGAGGAGTTCTTCCGCAACTACGAGCAGCGGATGACGCTGCACACCTTCGCGTTCGACGGCGTGCCGCAACTGCTGGAGCAGCTGCGTGCGCGCGGCTTCGCCTGGGGCGTGGTCACGAACAAGTCGATGCGCTTCACCGGTCCGCTGACGCAGGCGATGCCGCTCTTCGCCACCGCCGGCGCCATCGTGGGCGGCGACAGCACTCCGCACTCCAAGCCTCACCCCGAGCCGCTGTTCGAGGCGGCCCGGCGGCTCGGCTTGCCGCCCGGCGAGTGCCTCTACGTCGGCGACGACGAGCGGGACGTCATCGCGGGCCGCGCGGCCGGCATGCCGACGGTCGCGGCCACCTACGGCTATCTCGGCGGTACGCCCGACGTGGACCGCTGGAACCCGGACGCGCGGATTTCTTCGCCGCTGGATCTCCTTTCGCTCTTGAAGAATCCCAGCCCGGCCTAA
- a CDS encoding alpha/beta fold hydrolase produces MQRVMVNGVGLEVQRITPAGGGQAAPLVFLHEGLGSVAMWREWPARLCEATGREGIVYSRRGYGASEPVPDVRNAGRLKPDYMHGEAYEVLPALLAAMGIRTAPVLVGHSDGGSIALLYASRHPLSACVVMAPHVMVEDISIHSIELARDAYLEGGLRERLGRFHEDVDVAFWQWNDAWLDPAFRAFDIRTECRSITAPVLAIQGADDAYGTLRQIEEIAPTSGPFEMQVLPQCGHSPHRDQPDSVTERIAAFLAGKP; encoded by the coding sequence ATGCAACGGGTCATGGTCAATGGTGTCGGGCTGGAAGTTCAACGCATCACGCCCGCCGGCGGCGGACAAGCTGCGCCGCTGGTCTTCCTGCACGAGGGATTGGGTTCGGTGGCGATGTGGCGGGAGTGGCCCGCCCGGCTGTGCGAAGCCACCGGGCGCGAGGGGATCGTCTATTCCCGGCGCGGCTACGGCGCTTCGGAACCGGTACCGGACGTGCGTAATGCGGGGCGCCTGAAGCCCGATTACATGCACGGCGAGGCTTACGAGGTGTTGCCCGCCCTGTTGGCGGCCATGGGAATTCGGACGGCTCCCGTGCTGGTGGGCCATTCGGACGGCGGCAGCATCGCGCTGCTGTACGCGAGCCGGCACCCGCTCTCCGCCTGCGTCGTGATGGCGCCGCACGTGATGGTGGAGGACATCTCGATCCATTCGATCGAGCTGGCGCGCGATGCGTACCTGGAAGGCGGCCTGCGCGAGCGGCTGGGGCGGTTCCATGAGGACGTGGACGTCGCGTTCTGGCAGTGGAACGACGCCTGGCTGGATCCGGCGTTCCGCGCGTTCGACATCCGCACCGAATGCCGGAGCATCACCGCGCCCGTGCTGGCGATCCAGGGCGCGGACGACGCTTACGGCACGCTGCGGCAGATCGAGGAGATCGCGCCGACTTCGGGGCCCTTCGAGATGCAGGTGCTGCCCCAGTGCGGCCACTCGCCCCACCGCGACCAGCCCGACAGCGTGACGGAGCGCATCGCCGCGTTTCTGGCCGGCAAGCCCTGA
- a CDS encoding bifunctional 3-phosphoshikimate 1-carboxyvinyltransferase/cytidylate kinase produces MFATEFLDIPAFDTAGGQVRLPGSKSISNRVLLLAALSEGTTVVHDLLDSDDTRVMLDALRALGCAVAAQGTSVQVTGFGTRGPAPQARLFLGNAGTAMRPLTAALAVLGGDYELSGVPRMHDRPIGDLVDALRQLGCSIDYAGQEGYPPLRIGRPAALRLDAPIQVRGDVSSQFLTALLMALPLVARQDVVVEVVGELISKPYVEITLNLLARFGVHVRRDGWQRFTIPAGSRYTTPGEVHVEADASSASYFAALGAIASEQGVRILGVGRDSIQGDIRFLDAAQTMGASVASGPNWVQVSRGAWPLKRLDLDCNHIPDAAMTLAVMALYADGPSTLRNIASWRVKETDRLAAMAAELRKLGAAVEEGPDYLCVTPPAQWKAARIRTYDDHRVAMCFSLAAFNPQGLPVRIDDPKCVAKTFPDYFEALFSVVQLPAPRVPVVCIDGPTASGKGTLASQTAQRLGYLYLDSGALYRITALAAIRAGLALDQAHEHSIASMAERLPVAFEQGRVLLGGDDVTDAIRTEEAGMNASRVSALPAVRTALVALQQSFRRLPGLVADGRDMGTVIFPDAQLKVFLTASAARRAERRHKQLISKGFAPTIDTLRADLEARDARDSQRAVAPLKPAQDALLLDNSEQSVEDSVAQVLAWWEARQPFAAT; encoded by the coding sequence ATGTTCGCCACCGAATTCCTCGACATCCCCGCGTTCGACACGGCCGGCGGCCAGGTGCGGCTGCCGGGCTCCAAGAGCATCTCCAACCGCGTGCTGCTGCTGGCGGCGCTGAGCGAAGGCACGACGGTCGTCCACGACCTGCTCGATTCGGACGACACGCGCGTGATGCTCGATGCGCTCCGCGCGCTCGGATGCGCCGTTGCCGCGCAGGGCACGTCGGTGCAGGTCACGGGCTTCGGCACGCGTGGTCCCGCGCCGCAGGCCCGCTTGTTCCTGGGCAACGCGGGCACCGCCATGCGACCGCTCACGGCCGCGCTCGCGGTGCTCGGCGGCGATTACGAACTCAGCGGCGTGCCACGCATGCACGATCGCCCCATCGGCGACCTGGTCGATGCGCTGCGGCAACTCGGCTGTTCGATCGACTACGCCGGCCAGGAGGGCTACCCGCCCCTTCGCATCGGCCGCCCCGCCGCACTGCGGCTGGATGCGCCGATCCAGGTACGTGGTGACGTTTCCAGCCAGTTCCTCACCGCGCTCCTGATGGCGCTGCCGCTGGTGGCGCGGCAGGACGTCGTGGTCGAGGTGGTGGGCGAACTGATCTCGAAGCCCTATGTCGAGATCACGCTCAACCTGCTCGCGCGCTTCGGCGTGCACGTGCGGCGGGATGGCTGGCAGCGATTCACCATCCCTGCCGGCAGCCGCTACACGACACCGGGCGAAGTTCACGTCGAAGCCGACGCCTCCTCGGCCAGCTACTTCGCCGCGCTGGGCGCCATCGCGTCGGAGCAAGGCGTGCGAATCCTCGGCGTCGGCCGCGATTCGATCCAGGGCGACATCCGCTTCCTCGATGCGGCCCAGACGATGGGCGCCAGCGTCGCCAGCGGCCCCAACTGGGTGCAGGTCTCGCGCGGCGCCTGGCCGCTGAAGCGGCTGGACCTGGACTGCAACCACATCCCCGACGCCGCGATGACGCTGGCGGTGATGGCGCTTTACGCGGACGGCCCGAGCACGCTGCGCAACATCGCCAGCTGGCGCGTGAAGGAGACGGACCGGCTGGCCGCGATGGCCGCCGAGCTGCGCAAGCTCGGCGCTGCGGTCGAGGAAGGTCCGGACTACCTGTGCGTCACGCCGCCCGCGCAGTGGAAAGCCGCGCGCATCCGCACCTACGACGACCACCGTGTCGCCATGTGCTTCTCGCTCGCGGCCTTCAATCCGCAGGGGCTGCCGGTGCGGATCGACGACCCGAAGTGCGTCGCCAAGACGTTCCCGGATTATTTCGAGGCCCTGTTCAGCGTCGTGCAGCTGCCCGCGCCGCGCGTGCCGGTGGTCTGCATCGACGGTCCCACGGCGTCGGGCAAGGGCACGCTGGCTTCGCAGACGGCGCAGCGGCTGGGCTACCTCTACCTGGATTCCGGCGCGCTCTATCGCATCACGGCCCTGGCCGCCATCCGCGCCGGGCTGGCCCTGGATCAAGCCCACGAGCACTCCATCGCGTCGATGGCCGAGCGCCTGCCGGTCGCCTTCGAGCAGGGCCGGGTGCTGCTGGGCGGCGACGACGTGACGGATGCGATCCGCACCGAGGAAGCGGGCATGAACGCGTCCAGGGTGTCGGCCTTGCCGGCGGTACGCACCGCCCTCGTGGCGCTGCAGCAGTCGTTCCGCCGCCTGCCCGGCCTTGTCGCCGACGGGCGCGACATGGGCACCGTCATCTTTCCCGACGCGCAGCTCAAGGTGTTCCTCACCGCGAGCGCCGCGCGCAGGGCCGAGCGCAGGCATAAGCAATTGATTTCAAAGGGCTTTGCCCCTACAATAGACACCCTTCGCGCCGATCTGGAAGCGCGTGACGCGCGCGATTCGCAACGCGCCGTCGCGCCCCTCAAGCCGGCGCAGGATGCCCTCCTGCTGGACAACTCGGAGCAATCGGTCGAAGACTCGGTGGCCCAGGTGCTGGCCTGGTGGGAAGCCAGGCAGCCGTTCGCGGCCACCTGA